One genomic segment of Brassica napus cultivar Da-Ae chromosome A3, Da-Ae, whole genome shotgun sequence includes these proteins:
- the LOC106345875 gene encoding uncharacterized protein LOC106345875, with product MPSTFSKPTSPSSPNNSPLSRASSEADLRLREAEERLRDAMAELQRRQRSAARGSHADLCDHADVSCVANAIGNLCQSFLLSYGVRVGIGILLRAFKLARGHSYSSLLDLKQLVSETDLIVREEACRIGLLFGGFTGSYHLLRCCLRKWRKKETPLNSVLAGSIAGLSILALDDSTQRRTLALYLLARLGQAAYNSAKSKNKFHLWGSHWRHGDSLLFSVACAQVMYAFIMRPETLPKSYREFIQKTGPVARPVYQAVRECCRGGPIDVASLSAYISSKNEASDVEVEEFASIIPCSAIHPNTNSCLAQNANAMSATFKKTFPLYFSLTFVPYVVLNLQRFVASPYRTSWHSIRDSVRSTSFLSAFVGIFQAFICAHRKVASKDHKIVYWFAGGVAALSVMLEKKPRRSELALYVLPRAGDSLWEILVNRHVLPDIKNAEVAMFCACMGGIMYYLEHEPDTLAPFLRGLIRRFLASQISNSSSKNRQSSSYVYRQSLDALEKPKPPPESGEGEAQKAEEKYNLEAIPGL from the exons atgcCTTCGACCTTCTCCAAGCCGACTTCTCCCTCTTCTCCCAACAATTCTCCTCTCTCCCGCGCCTCCTCCGAGGCCGACCTCCGTCTCCGCGAGGCCGAGGAGCGGCTTCGCGACGCCATGGCCGAGCTCCAGCGCAGACAGCGCTCCGCCGCGCGTGGCTCCCACGCCGATCTCTGCGATCACGCCGACGTCTCCTGCGTCGCCAATGCCATCGGCAATCTCTGCCAGAGCTTCCTCCTCTCCTACGGCGTCAGGGTCGGCATCGGGATCCTTCTCCGCGCTTTCAAGCTCGCTCGAGGCCACTCTTATTCCTCTCTTCTCGATCTCAAG CAACTTGTCTCGGAGACAGATTTGATTGTTAGGGAAGAAGCTTGTCGTATTGGTCTCCTTTTCGGTGGCTTTACCGGCTCCTATCACTTACTCAGATGCTGTTTGAGGAAGTGGAGGAAGAAAGAGACGCCTTTGAATTC AGTCTTAGCAGGTTCGATTGCTGGTTTGTCTATCCTGGCTTTAGATGATTCCACCCAGCGGCGCACACTTGCTCTATACCTCTTGGCTAGATTAGGCCAG GCGGCTTACAACTCCGCAAAGTCAAAGAACAAGTTCCATCTTTGGGGAAGCCATTGGAGACATGGAGATTCTTTACTTTTTTCTGTCGCTTGTGCCCAG GTTATGTATGCTTTTATAATGCGTCCTGAAACCTTGCCAAAATCATATAGAGAGTTTATTCAGAAGACAGGACCAGTTGCAAGGCCTGTCTACCAGGCTGTGAGAGAATGCTGCAGAGGTGGTCCAATCGATGTAGCTTCCTTATCAGCCTATATCTCTAGTAAAAACGAAGCCAGTGACGTAGAGGTGGAAGAGTTTGCTTCCATCATCCCTTGTTCAGCTATTCATCCAAACACTAACTCGTGCCTGGCTCAAAATGCTAACGCAATGTCAGCTACATTCAAGAAAACATTCCCTTTATACTTCTCCCTCACATTCGTCCCATATGTTGTTCTAAACCTACAAAGG TTCGTGGCTTCTCCTTACCGGACATCTTGGCATTCAATCAGAGATTCAGTTAGATCAACTTCCTTCTTGTCTGCTTTTGTTGGGATTTTTCAG GCTTTCATATGTGCCCATAGAAAAGTTGCATCCAAGGACCACAAGATCGTTTACTGGTTCGCGGGTGGTGTAGCGGCCCTCTCGGTTATGCTGGAGAAAAAACCGAGACGCTCTGAGCTTGCTCTATACGTTCTTCCCCGAGCAGGAGATTCACTGTGGGAGATACTTGTCAACCGCCACGTTCTTCCTGATATTAAGAACGCTGAG GTGGCTATGTTCTGTGCATGTATGGGAGGAATCATGTATTACCTAGAGCATGAACCCGATACGTTGGCTCCGTTTCTGAGGGGGCTCATCCGAAGGTTTCTTGCTAGTCAAATAAGCAATTCTAGCAGTAAAAACCGGCAAAGCTCTTCCTATGTGTATCGCCAGAGTCTAGATGCGTTGGAGAAGCCGAAACCGCCTCCAGAGAGTGGGGAAGGCGAAGCTCAAAAAGCTGAAGAGAAGTACAACCTGGAGGCTATTCCTGGTCTTTAG